Proteins found in one Angustibacter sp. Root456 genomic segment:
- a CDS encoding SDR family NAD(P)-dependent oxidoreductase yields the protein MPETLEPTGTPAARVALVTGAGRGIGRAVAVRLSASGRRVALTARSADDLEATAALCAGETVVLPADLTAPEAVDSLFSAVEGTWGPVRDLVLNAGAGVSGRVHRTSDEDWQRMLDLNLTAPFRCLRRALPSMLDAGDGRVVALASVAAKIGEPYIAAYTASKHGLLGLVRSAAAEVAASGVTVNAVCPGYVDTPMTDATVAGIVAATGRTPEQARESLERKQPTGRLVTPDEVADVVLLCLSNGSITGQGINVDGGAVQS from the coding sequence GTGCCAGAGACCCTCGAACCCACCGGGACCCCCGCGGCTCGCGTCGCACTCGTCACCGGCGCCGGCCGGGGCATCGGCCGAGCGGTCGCCGTGCGTCTCTCGGCCTCCGGACGGCGCGTCGCGCTGACCGCGAGGAGCGCGGACGACCTCGAGGCGACGGCGGCTCTGTGCGCCGGCGAGACGGTCGTGCTGCCTGCCGACCTCACCGCACCCGAGGCCGTCGACTCGCTCTTCTCCGCCGTCGAGGGCACCTGGGGGCCCGTGCGCGACCTGGTACTCAACGCTGGCGCCGGTGTGTCGGGTCGCGTCCACCGCACGAGCGACGAGGACTGGCAGCGCATGCTCGACCTCAACCTCACCGCGCCCTTCCGGTGCCTGCGCCGCGCCCTGCCGTCGATGCTGGACGCCGGCGACGGGCGTGTCGTCGCCCTCGCGTCAGTGGCGGCGAAGATCGGTGAGCCGTACATCGCGGCGTACACCGCCAGCAAGCACGGGCTGCTGGGGCTCGTCCGGTCCGCAGCTGCGGAGGTCGCGGCGTCCGGCGTCACCGTGAACGCCGTGTGCCCCGGCTACGTCGACACGCCGATGACCGACGCCACGGTGGCGGGCATCGTCGCCGCGACCGGCCGCACGCCGGAGCAGGCGCGAGAGTCGTTGGAGCGCAAGCAACCTACGGGGCGTCTCGTCACTCCCGACGAGGTGGCCGACGTCGTGCTGCTGTGTTTGAGCAACGGGTCGATCACCGGCCAGGGAATCAACGTCGACGGGGGAGCGGTGCAGTCATGA
- the arc gene encoding proteasome ATPase — protein MTDDVSAGRSAADLQRQVRALEDELTVLRRRVAASPDRMHALESRLAALQSSLESTAAQNERLVRTLKEAREQIVTLKSEVDRLAQPPSGFGTIVEVADEGTVDVLTGGRKMRVAVSPAVDAEELAPGREVLLNEALNVVLVRGFERVGEVVQLKEILGDDRVLVVGHADEERVARVAEALRDQHMRIGDGLLIDPRAGFVYERIPKAEVEELVLEEVPDIAYEDIGGLGNQIDQIRDAVELPYLHPDLFREHQLRPPKGVLLYGPPGCGKTLIAKAVASSLARKVAELSGQPLGKSYFLNIKGPELLNKYVGETERHIRLIFQRAREKASDGTPVVVFFDEMDSLFRTRGSGVSSDVETTIVPQLLSEIDGVERLENVIVIGASNREDMIDPAILRPGRLDVKIKIERPDAEASRDIFSKYLTADLPLHERDLAENGGSPQATVEAMIQATVERMYSEIEDNRFLEVTYANGDKEVLYFKDFNSGAMVQNIVDRAKKSAIKDFLTTGQRGIRVEHLLDACVDEFKENEDLPNTTNPDDWARISGKKGERIVYIRTLITGKQGTEPGRAIDTVANTGQYL, from the coding sequence ATGACTGACGACGTCTCCGCAGGCCGCTCCGCGGCGGACCTGCAGCGCCAGGTGCGCGCGCTGGAGGACGAGCTGACCGTGCTGCGCCGCCGGGTGGCCGCGTCGCCCGACCGCATGCACGCGCTGGAGTCCCGTCTCGCCGCGCTGCAGAGCAGTCTGGAGTCGACCGCCGCCCAGAACGAGCGGCTCGTGCGCACGCTCAAGGAGGCGCGCGAGCAGATCGTCACCCTCAAGTCGGAGGTCGACCGGCTCGCCCAGCCGCCGTCGGGCTTCGGCACGATCGTCGAGGTGGCCGATGAGGGCACCGTCGACGTCCTCACCGGCGGCCGCAAGATGCGCGTGGCGGTCAGCCCCGCCGTGGACGCCGAAGAGCTGGCTCCCGGCCGCGAGGTGCTGCTCAACGAGGCGCTCAACGTGGTGCTGGTGCGCGGCTTCGAGCGCGTTGGCGAGGTCGTTCAGCTCAAGGAGATCCTCGGTGACGACCGCGTGCTGGTGGTGGGCCACGCCGACGAGGAGCGGGTGGCGCGCGTCGCGGAGGCGCTGCGCGACCAGCACATGCGCATCGGCGACGGCCTGCTCATCGACCCCCGCGCGGGCTTCGTCTACGAGCGCATCCCCAAGGCCGAGGTCGAGGAGCTCGTGCTCGAGGAGGTGCCCGACATCGCCTACGAGGACATCGGCGGTCTGGGCAACCAGATCGACCAGATCCGCGACGCCGTCGAGCTGCCGTACCTGCATCCTGACCTGTTCCGCGAGCACCAGCTGCGCCCGCCCAAGGGCGTCCTGCTCTACGGGCCGCCCGGCTGCGGCAAGACGCTCATCGCCAAGGCGGTGGCGTCGTCGCTGGCCCGCAAGGTCGCCGAGCTGAGCGGTCAGCCGCTCGGCAAGTCCTACTTCCTGAACATCAAGGGCCCCGAGCTGCTCAACAAGTACGTCGGCGAGACCGAGCGGCACATCCGGCTGATCTTCCAGCGGGCCCGCGAGAAGGCGTCCGACGGCACGCCGGTCGTGGTGTTCTTCGACGAGATGGACTCGCTGTTCCGCACGCGCGGCTCCGGCGTGAGCTCTGACGTCGAGACGACGATCGTGCCGCAGCTGCTGTCGGAGATCGACGGCGTCGAGCGTCTCGAGAACGTCATCGTGATCGGCGCGTCGAACCGCGAGGACATGATCGACCCGGCGATCCTGCGGCCCGGCCGGCTCGACGTCAAGATCAAGATCGAGCGCCCGGACGCCGAGGCGTCGCGCGACATCTTCTCCAAGTACCTCACCGCCGACCTGCCGCTGCACGAGCGCGACCTCGCCGAGAACGGGGGCTCGCCGCAGGCCACGGTCGAGGCGATGATCCAGGCGACCGTCGAGCGGATGTACTCGGAGATCGAGGACAACCGCTTCCTGGAGGTCACCTACGCCAACGGCGACAAGGAGGTCCTGTACTTCAAGGACTTCAACTCCGGCGCCATGGTGCAGAACATCGTCGACCGAGCGAAGAAGTCCGCGATCAAGGACTTCCTCACGACCGGGCAGCGCGGCATCCGGGTCGAGCACCTGCTCGACGCGTGCGTCGACGAGTTCAAGGAGAACGAGGACCTGCCGAACACGACCAACCCCGACGACTGGGCGCGGATCTCCGGCAAGAAGGGCGAGCGGATCGTCTACATCCGCACACTCATCACCGGCAAGCAGGGCACCGAGCCGGGTCGCGCCATCGACACGGTCGCCAACACCGGCCAGTACCTCTGA
- a CDS encoding tRNA (adenine-N1)-methyltransferase encodes MTPATGAGRRRGPFAVGDRVQLTDPKGRLHTITLLPGRQFHTHAGWFAHEALIGQPEGSVVTNTAGVEYLALRPLLADYVLSMPRGAAVVYPKDAGQIVAMADIYPGARVVEAGVGSGALTMSLLRAVGDTGHLLSIERRADFADIARGNVEEFFGGAHPAWQLEVGDLQESLPRLAERASVDRVVLDMLAPWECLDAVAAALAPGGVLIAYVATATQLSRVAEAMRDHGCFTEPSAWESLVRGWHLEGLAVRPQHRMVGHTGFLVTTRRLADGVEPPVRRRRPAKGYEGDWSAEDLGERPVSDKKVRRVRRDVGAPQPVREPDAG; translated from the coding sequence ATGACCCCCGCCACCGGCGCCGGCCGCCGTCGAGGCCCCTTCGCCGTGGGCGACCGCGTCCAGCTGACCGACCCCAAGGGCCGGCTGCACACGATCACCCTGCTCCCAGGCCGCCAGTTCCACACCCACGCCGGGTGGTTCGCCCACGAGGCGCTCATCGGCCAGCCCGAGGGCAGCGTCGTCACCAACACGGCGGGCGTCGAGTACCTGGCGCTGCGTCCCCTGCTCGCGGACTACGTGCTGTCGATGCCCCGAGGCGCGGCCGTCGTCTACCCGAAGGACGCCGGGCAGATCGTCGCCATGGCCGACATCTACCCCGGAGCGCGGGTCGTCGAAGCCGGCGTCGGCTCCGGCGCGCTGACGATGTCGCTGTTGCGTGCCGTCGGCGACACCGGCCACCTGCTCAGCATCGAGCGCCGGGCCGACTTCGCCGACATCGCCCGCGGCAACGTGGAGGAGTTCTTCGGCGGTGCGCATCCCGCCTGGCAGCTCGAGGTGGGTGACCTGCAGGAGTCGCTGCCCCGGCTGGCCGAGCGGGCCTCGGTCGACCGAGTCGTGCTCGACATGCTCGCCCCGTGGGAGTGCCTCGATGCGGTGGCCGCGGCCCTGGCACCGGGTGGCGTGCTCATCGCCTACGTCGCCACCGCCACCCAGCTCTCCCGCGTCGCCGAGGCGATGCGCGACCACGGCTGCTTCACCGAGCCGTCGGCCTGGGAGTCCCTGGTGCGCGGGTGGCACCTCGAGGGCCTGGCGGTGCGACCCCAGCACCGCATGGTCGGCCACACCGGCTTCCTCGTGACCACCCGGCGCCTCGCCGACGGCGTCGAGCCCCCCGTGCGCAGGCGCCGCCCGGCCAAGGGTTATGAGGGTGACTGGTCCGCCGAGGACCTCGGCGAGCGGCCGGTCTCCGACAAGAAGGTGCGCCGGGTGCGCCGCGACGTCGGCGCGCCTCAGCCAGTGCGGGAGCCCGACGCGGGTTAG
- a CDS encoding site-2 protease family protein yields the protein MSRRPGIPLGRIAGVPVFLAPSWFAVAAVVVLVFGPQVQGSLGSGAVESYLVAAAYSVLLLVSVLVHEFAHALTARALGLPVEQVVANLWGGHTQFTDEAPTPARSALVAVVGPLSNAALAGLGALALAAVPSHGVTRLLLVALVFSNAFVAAFNLAPGLPLDGGRVVESLVWAVTGRRWAGTLAAGWCGRVVAVGVLAWAVLLPLSRGQSPSTFTLVWGAMIALLLWQGATSAIAVGRLRRGAARLHLAQHVEPARGAPAWDDAWRASTTPDAHVVALDAAGQPVGILLKEDARRLLAGPGGPPAGTALTAVMTVLDPVAVVPAWASGEDVLHAVAGSAVRMLVVVDEHGAVVGVADVGGIAAALTGHP from the coding sequence GTGAGCCGACGCCCCGGGATCCCGCTCGGCCGGATCGCCGGGGTGCCGGTGTTCCTCGCGCCCTCGTGGTTCGCGGTCGCCGCCGTGGTCGTGCTCGTCTTCGGTCCGCAGGTGCAGGGATCGCTCGGCTCCGGAGCCGTCGAGAGCTACCTCGTGGCCGCCGCCTACTCGGTGCTCCTGCTGGTCTCGGTGCTGGTGCACGAGTTCGCGCACGCGCTCACCGCCCGAGCCCTCGGCCTGCCCGTCGAGCAGGTCGTGGCCAACCTGTGGGGAGGTCACACCCAGTTCACCGACGAGGCACCCACCCCCGCCCGCAGCGCGCTCGTGGCGGTGGTCGGGCCGCTGTCGAACGCCGCCCTCGCGGGTCTCGGGGCGTTGGCCCTGGCGGCCGTCCCGTCGCACGGCGTGACCCGCCTGCTGTTGGTCGCCCTCGTCTTCAGCAACGCCTTCGTCGCGGCGTTCAACCTGGCACCCGGCCTGCCCCTCGACGGCGGACGCGTCGTCGAGTCACTCGTCTGGGCGGTCACCGGACGACGCTGGGCCGGCACGCTTGCGGCCGGCTGGTGCGGCCGGGTGGTCGCGGTCGGCGTCCTCGCGTGGGCCGTGCTGCTGCCATTGAGCCGGGGCCAGTCGCCGTCGACCTTCACCCTGGTGTGGGGCGCGATGATCGCGTTGCTGCTGTGGCAGGGAGCGACGTCGGCGATCGCGGTCGGCCGGCTGCGGCGGGGAGCCGCGCGGCTGCACCTCGCACAGCACGTCGAGCCCGCCAGGGGGGCGCCCGCGTGGGACGACGCGTGGCGGGCCAGCACGACACCCGACGCCCACGTCGTGGCGCTCGACGCCGCGGGGCAGCCGGTCGGGATCCTGCTGAAGGAGGACGCGCGGCGCCTGCTGGCCGGGCCGGGCGGCCCACCTGCCGGCACTGCGCTCACCGCCGTGATGACGGTGCTCGACCCGGTGGCCGTGGTGCCGGCGTGGGCGTCCGGCGAGGACGTCCTGCACGCCGTGGCAGGCAGCGCCGTGCGCATGCTCGTGGTGGTCGACGAGCACGGCGCCGTCGTCGGGGTCGCCGACGTCGGAGGCATCGCCGCCGCCCTCACCGGCCACCCGTAG
- a CDS encoding PD-(D/E)XK nuclease family protein has product MQCPLLYRFRVLDKLPEAPSSAAVRGTVVHAVLERLFDLPAPQRTLAAARTMLRPQWERLLGAEPELATLFDDDAAGVVEWLASAEALLERWFTLEDPTRLEPAERELYVEATLDDGLVLRGYVDRLDVAPTGEVRVVDYKTGRAPAEQFETKAMFQMRFYALVLWRARGVVPRQLQLVYLGDGQVLRHSPDEDELRATERKVRALWAAIERALATGDWRPRPSRLCDWCDHRALCPSFGGTPPPLPTPLPTPLPTPHLP; this is encoded by the coding sequence ATGCAGTGCCCGCTGCTCTACCGCTTCCGGGTGCTCGACAAGCTGCCAGAGGCGCCGAGCAGCGCGGCGGTCCGCGGCACCGTCGTCCACGCCGTGCTCGAGCGGTTGTTCGACCTGCCGGCTCCGCAGCGCACGCTCGCGGCCGCGCGCACGATGCTGCGGCCGCAGTGGGAGCGGCTGCTCGGGGCCGAGCCCGAGCTCGCGACGCTCTTCGACGACGACGCGGCGGGCGTCGTCGAGTGGCTCGCCTCGGCCGAGGCGCTGCTCGAGCGGTGGTTCACCCTGGAGGATCCCACCCGCCTGGAGCCGGCCGAGCGCGAGCTGTACGTCGAGGCGACCCTCGACGACGGGCTGGTGCTGCGGGGGTACGTCGACCGGCTCGACGTCGCCCCCACCGGCGAGGTCAGGGTGGTCGACTACAAGACCGGCCGCGCGCCCGCCGAGCAGTTCGAGACCAAGGCGATGTTCCAGATGCGCTTCTACGCGCTGGTGCTCTGGCGCGCCCGCGGTGTCGTCCCCCGCCAGCTGCAGCTGGTGTACCTGGGCGACGGCCAGGTGCTGCGCCACTCCCCCGACGAGGACGAGCTGCGGGCCACCGAACGCAAGGTCAGGGCGTTGTGGGCGGCGATCGAGCGGGCCCTGGCCACCGGCGACTGGCGGCCGCGACCCTCGCGTCTGTGCGACTGGTGCGACCACCGTGCCCTGTGCCCGTCCTTCGGCGGGACGCCGCCGCCGTTGCCCACGCCGCTCCCCACGCCGTTGCCCACGCCGCACCTGCCCTGA
- a CDS encoding ABC transporter ATP-binding protein — protein MDESTTAASVPATQEATDAVASARGLVKVYGRGEAEVRALDGVDVDFGRGRFTAILGPSGSGKSTLMHCMAALDTPTSGSVVIDGVEVAGLRDKALTRLRRDRVGFVFQSFNLVPTLTARENITLPMDIAGTKVDQAWFDTVVDTVGLRDRLSHRPSELSGGQQQRVACARALASRPAIVFADEPTGNLDSRASAEILGFLRRSVDEFGQSIVIVTHDPVAAGYADRALFLADGRIVDEMQQPTAEAVLDRMKGFDAVGRRS, from the coding sequence ATGGACGAATCGACGACGGCGGCCTCGGTGCCAGCGACGCAGGAGGCGACGGACGCTGTCGCCAGCGCGCGGGGGCTGGTCAAGGTCTATGGGCGAGGCGAGGCGGAGGTGCGGGCGCTCGACGGGGTCGACGTCGACTTCGGGCGCGGCCGCTTCACCGCGATCCTGGGGCCTTCGGGCTCGGGCAAGTCGACGCTCATGCACTGCATGGCGGCCCTCGACACCCCCACGTCCGGCAGCGTCGTCATCGACGGCGTCGAGGTGGCGGGCCTGCGCGACAAGGCCCTGACCCGGCTGCGCCGCGACCGCGTGGGGTTCGTGTTCCAGTCCTTCAACCTCGTGCCGACGCTCACCGCGCGCGAGAACATCACGCTGCCCATGGACATCGCCGGCACCAAGGTCGACCAGGCGTGGTTCGACACCGTGGTCGACACCGTCGGCCTGCGTGACCGCCTCAGCCACCGCCCGAGCGAGCTCTCCGGGGGCCAGCAGCAGCGCGTCGCTTGCGCCCGGGCACTCGCGAGCCGCCCGGCGATCGTGTTCGCCGACGAGCCCACCGGCAACCTCGACTCGCGCGCGAGCGCCGAGATCCTGGGCTTCCTGCGTCGCTCGGTCGACGAGTTCGGCCAGTCCATCGTGATCGTCACCCACGACCCCGTGGCCGCCGGCTACGCCGACCGTGCGCTGTTCCTGGCCGACGGCCGGATCGTCGACGAGATGCAGCAGCCGACCGCCGAGGCCGTCCTCGACCGCATGAAGGGCTTCGACGCCGTGGGGCGGCGGTCCTGA
- a CDS encoding ABC transporter permease → MTLSGVRGHVVRFLLTTLSVMLGVAFVAGTFVLSDSLKATFDRISTGSTAGTDVVVRGVKVNSGVADTGDLRQPLQLSEAERLARIDGVRSAEPDLGGTAVLVGKDGTAVRNGGAPSFGFAFRPDDQALPLVAGHAPQGPDEVVVESTTLDKSGLKVGDRTRLVVAGTVQPVTIVGEEEFVGGSAGQTIVSVDPASAQKWFAPDGTVQSISLRADDGVSQQALRDRVAATLPKGQEAITGKTYADETKTSFAQGLGFINTFLLVFAFISLLVGVFIIFNTFSMLVAQRTRELALLRAVGAARTQVVLVVLGEAAVIGLAGGALGLLGGIGLAKGLQLLMGSFGLEFTGGLPVDAVTVVSSLAIGLLVTVASAVLPAWRAGRIAPVAAMRDDIALPERSLRLRGAVGLLLILVGVAVMAYGVGALDGSDAAKVLGLGAFLTFIGMIVAAPLISRPVLHLLGAPGAALSRTVGKLARDNTLRNPRRTSTTAISLMIGLALVSAFAVIAATTNASIDKLVDDQVTADFVLSGGNAPFANSVAKQAATLPGVAAVVDQGLVPVKVGDATVTGAGVSGSGLRQAVELKVEAGDITSLDSGRMAISHSFAADHHLGVGDPVTATVGTSPAQRLTVGAVYTDSQAIGSPVLVPRALYEKSVPAASQVSFAAFVKVAPGADLEKVRSELTDLVKPQLVISVQDKAQFKEASRSQVNQLLGILYALLGLSVVIAALGIVNTLALSVFERTREIGLLRAVGMTRRQLRRTIGNEAVLTALFGAVLGTALGLTLGVLLQRVLADQGLDTLALPWGQVVATFVLAGVVGLLAALWPAWRASKLDVIRAISSE, encoded by the coding sequence GTGACGCTCTCGGGAGTGCGCGGGCACGTCGTCCGCTTCCTGCTCACCACGCTGTCGGTGATGCTCGGTGTCGCCTTCGTGGCCGGCACGTTCGTGCTGAGCGACAGCCTGAAGGCGACCTTCGACCGCATCTCCACCGGCTCCACCGCAGGCACCGACGTGGTGGTGCGGGGCGTGAAGGTCAACAGCGGTGTCGCCGACACGGGCGACCTGCGCCAGCCGCTGCAGCTGAGCGAGGCGGAGCGCCTCGCCCGCATCGACGGCGTCCGGTCGGCGGAGCCCGACCTGGGCGGCACGGCGGTGCTGGTCGGCAAGGACGGCACCGCCGTGCGCAACGGCGGTGCGCCCAGCTTCGGGTTCGCGTTCCGCCCGGACGACCAGGCTCTGCCGCTGGTGGCGGGTCATGCACCCCAGGGCCCGGACGAGGTGGTGGTGGAGTCCACGACGCTCGACAAGTCCGGCCTGAAGGTCGGCGACCGGACGCGGCTGGTCGTGGCCGGCACCGTGCAGCCCGTGACGATCGTCGGCGAGGAGGAGTTCGTCGGCGGCTCCGCGGGTCAGACCATCGTCAGCGTCGACCCCGCCAGCGCCCAGAAGTGGTTCGCGCCCGACGGCACCGTGCAGTCGATCAGCCTGCGCGCTGACGACGGCGTCAGCCAGCAGGCGCTGCGCGACCGGGTCGCTGCGACTTTGCCGAAGGGGCAGGAGGCCATCACCGGCAAGACCTACGCCGACGAGACGAAGACGTCGTTCGCGCAGGGACTCGGGTTCATCAACACGTTCCTGCTGGTCTTCGCCTTCATCAGCCTGCTGGTCGGTGTGTTCATCATCTTCAACACCTTCTCCATGCTGGTCGCTCAGCGCACGCGCGAGCTCGCGCTGTTGCGAGCCGTGGGCGCGGCCCGGACCCAGGTCGTGCTCGTCGTGCTGGGCGAGGCTGCGGTCATCGGGCTCGCCGGTGGGGCCCTCGGCCTGCTCGGTGGGATCGGTCTCGCCAAGGGCCTGCAGCTGCTCATGGGGTCGTTCGGCCTCGAGTTCACCGGTGGCCTGCCGGTCGACGCGGTGACGGTGGTGTCGAGCCTGGCCATCGGGCTGCTGGTCACCGTGGCCAGCGCGGTGCTGCCCGCGTGGCGAGCCGGTCGGATCGCTCCGGTCGCCGCCATGCGCGACGACATCGCCCTGCCCGAGCGCAGCCTGCGCCTGCGCGGCGCCGTGGGCCTTCTGCTCATCCTGGTCGGTGTCGCCGTCATGGCCTACGGGGTCGGGGCCCTGGACGGCAGCGACGCCGCGAAGGTGCTCGGTCTGGGGGCGTTCCTCACGTTCATCGGGATGATCGTGGCTGCACCCCTGATCTCGCGGCCGGTGCTGCACCTGCTCGGCGCACCCGGCGCCGCCCTGTCGCGCACGGTGGGCAAGCTGGCGCGCGACAACACGCTGCGCAACCCGCGCCGGACGTCGACCACCGCCATCTCCCTCATGATCGGGCTCGCTCTGGTGTCGGCGTTCGCCGTCATCGCCGCGACGACGAACGCGTCGATCGACAAGCTGGTTGACGACCAGGTCACGGCCGACTTCGTGCTGAGCGGCGGCAACGCACCGTTCGCCAACAGCGTCGCGAAGCAGGCGGCGACGCTGCCTGGCGTCGCTGCGGTCGTCGACCAGGGGCTGGTGCCGGTGAAGGTCGGTGACGCCACCGTCACCGGCGCGGGTGTCTCGGGCAGCGGCCTGCGTCAGGCCGTGGAGCTGAAGGTCGAGGCAGGCGACATCACCTCCCTCGACAGCGGCCGGATGGCGATCTCGCACAGCTTCGCCGCTGACCACCACCTGGGTGTCGGTGACCCGGTGACCGCGACGGTCGGCACCTCGCCCGCACAGCGGCTCACGGTGGGCGCCGTCTACACCGACTCCCAGGCCATCGGCAGCCCGGTGCTGGTGCCGCGGGCGCTCTACGAGAAGTCGGTGCCCGCCGCCAGCCAGGTGTCGTTCGCGGCCTTCGTCAAGGTGGCGCCGGGAGCCGACCTGGAGAAGGTGCGTTCGGAGCTCACCGACCTGGTGAAGCCGCAGCTGGTGATCTCTGTGCAGGACAAGGCGCAGTTCAAGGAGGCCAGCCGCAGCCAGGTCAACCAGCTGCTCGGCATCCTCTACGCCCTGCTCGGCCTGTCGGTGGTCATCGCCGCCCTGGGCATCGTCAACACCCTGGCCCTGTCGGTGTTCGAGCGCACCCGAGAGATCGGTCTGCTGCGGGCGGTCGGCATGACCCGACGTCAGCTGCGCCGCACGATCGGCAACGAGGCCGTGCTCACCGCGCTCTTCGGCGCAGTGCTGGGGACAGCGCTCGGGCTGACGCTGGGCGTGCTGCTGCAGCGGGTGCTGGCCGACCAGGGGCTCGACACCTTGGCCCTGCCGTGGGGTCAGGTGGTCGCGACGTTCGTCCTCGCCGGCGTGGTCGGCCTGCTGGCGGCGCTGTGGCCGGCGTGGCGAGCCTCCAAGCTCGACGTGATCCGAGCCATCAGCAGCGAGTAG
- a CDS encoding HAD family phosphatase: MPPEAAPSLPAAVLWDMDGTLVDTEPYWIAEEHRLVEQYGGAWTAEHAKALVGNDLLVSAHYIKEHGDVPLEPEQIVDVLLTGVVERLRVEVPWRPGARDLLAELRRQGVPLALVTMSWTALADTFLAACGPDTFDVVVTGDRVPRGKPHPDPYLTAARALAVDPTACVAIEDSQTGVTSAEAAGVPTLAVPHVVHVPAAPGRSRANSLAEITVADLARIAAGETIDLVLP; encoded by the coding sequence ATGCCACCTGAGGCGGCGCCGAGCCTGCCGGCAGCGGTGTTGTGGGACATGGACGGCACGCTCGTCGACACCGAGCCCTACTGGATCGCCGAGGAGCACCGCCTGGTCGAGCAGTACGGCGGTGCGTGGACGGCGGAGCACGCGAAGGCGCTCGTGGGCAACGACCTGCTGGTCTCGGCCCACTACATCAAGGAGCACGGCGACGTGCCGCTCGAGCCCGAGCAGATCGTCGACGTGCTGCTCACCGGCGTCGTCGAGCGCCTGCGCGTCGAGGTGCCGTGGCGACCGGGGGCGCGTGACCTGCTGGCCGAGCTGCGCCGGCAGGGCGTGCCGCTCGCGTTGGTCACGATGTCGTGGACGGCGCTGGCCGACACCTTCCTGGCCGCGTGCGGCCCCGACACCTTCGACGTCGTCGTCACCGGCGACCGCGTCCCTCGCGGCAAGCCGCACCCTGACCCCTACCTGACTGCGGCGCGCGCCCTCGCCGTCGACCCCACTGCCTGCGTCGCGATCGAGGACTCGCAGACCGGTGTGACGTCCGCCGAGGCGGCAGGTGTGCCGACCTTGGCGGTGCCCCACGTCGTGCACGTGCCGGCGGCACCGGGGCGCTCTCGGGCGAACTCCCTCGCCGAGATCACCGTCGCCGACCTCGCCCGCATCGCCGCCGGGGAGACCATCGACCTCGTGCTGCCCTGA